One window of the Peptacetobacter hiranonis genome contains the following:
- a CDS encoding Asp23/Gls24 family envelope stress response protein, which translates to MENNNCGQIKISNEVVSTIAWIAALEVEGVESSQSIADKLLKNNGVKIQLEEEVVTVDIMVVVKFGFAIPDVAFKVQENVKNAVETMTGLDVSQVNIHVQGVSFKKDKEEAKKN; encoded by the coding sequence ATGGAAAATAATAATTGTGGACAGATAAAAATATCAAATGAAGTTGTTTCTACAATAGCATGGATAGCAGCGCTAGAAGTTGAAGGTGTAGAATCTTCTCAGAGTATAGCAGATAAATTATTAAAAAATAATGGAGTAAAAATACAGCTAGAAGAAGAAGTTGTAACTGTAGACATTATGGTAGTTGTTAAATTTGGATTTGCTATACCAGATGTAGCATTTAAAGTACAGGAAAATGTTAAAAATGCTGTTGAAACAATGACAGGGCTAGACGTATCTCAGGTAAACATACATGTTCAGGGTGTAAGTTTCAAAAAAGATAAAGAAGAAGCTAAGAAAAATTAA
- the nusB gene encoding transcription antitermination factor NusB, producing the protein MGFNRVKTVTSREYMMKFIYNLDVVKDDLSDLENKVKEFLVGNEEYIVNRFEELKLQSSNDSDVHESMETEEEIDLENYLNLDYVSNVCKIYEEKHEEIDEAIDKYAKGWSIMTMPKVDVAILRLAIAEIGFIDSIPEKVSINEAIEMAKMYCDDKSPKFINGVLGSYLNDRK; encoded by the coding sequence ATGGGATTCAATAGAGTGAAGACAGTAACATCAAGAGAATATATGATGAAATTCATATACAACTTAGATGTTGTAAAAGACGATTTATCGGATTTAGAAAACAAGGTAAAGGAATTTTTAGTAGGTAACGAGGAGTATATAGTTAATAGATTTGAAGAATTAAAACTTCAGAGCTCAAATGATAGCGATGTACACGAATCTATGGAAACTGAAGAAGAAATAGATCTAGAAAACTATTTAAACCTAGATTATGTGTCTAATGTTTGTAAAATATACGAAGAAAAACACGAAGAAATAGACGAAGCAATAGATAAATATGCTAAAGGATGGTCTATAATGACAATGCCAAAAGTAGACGTTGCAATATTAAGACTTGCAATAGCTGAAATAGGATTTATAGATAGCATACCAGAAAAAGTATCTATAAATGAAGCTATAGAAATGGCAAAAATGTACTGCGATGATAAATCTCCAAAATTCATAAATGGGGTTTTAGGTAGTTACTTAAATGACAGAAAATAA
- a CDS encoding O-sialoglycoprotein endopeptidase has product MTENNRIIIGIDTSCYTTSIAAITLNREIVFNEKIMLNVKNGERGLRQSDAVFQHIKNFGDISERLKKHIHKKGYKVEMICASAKPRDVEESYMPVFEVGKNFAKTMAAIFDCEMLETTHQENHIAASLYGCDKEDLERFISVHMSGGTMEILLTEKGDKGYKTEIVGGTKDISFGQLIDRVGVKMGYDFPAGKYVDENALLCKEEVASGLKTSVKDGYMNISGLENQVYKLMEEKDKYYVSKAVMNAAIKSLDKALRFVCDKYNIEDVVFVGGVASSKYISEKLSKKLQRNNINSFFTDGAYSSDNACGCAIIGLDNFVI; this is encoded by the coding sequence ATGACAGAAAATAATCGAATAATAATAGGGATTGATACTAGCTGCTATACAACTTCTATAGCAGCTATAACTTTAAATAGAGAAATAGTATTTAATGAAAAGATAATGCTAAATGTAAAAAATGGAGAGCGTGGGCTTAGACAGAGCGATGCCGTTTTTCAGCATATTAAAAATTTTGGAGATATTTCGGAAAGATTAAAAAAACATATCCATAAAAAAGGGTATAAGGTAGAAATGATTTGTGCATCGGCTAAACCTAGAGATGTAGAGGAGTCATATATGCCTGTTTTTGAGGTTGGAAAGAATTTTGCAAAGACAATGGCGGCTATATTTGACTGCGAGATGCTAGAAACTACACATCAAGAAAATCATATAGCGGCATCTCTTTATGGCTGCGACAAAGAAGATTTAGAAAGATTTATATCTGTACATATGTCTGGTGGGACTATGGAAATTCTACTTACTGAAAAAGGTGATAAAGGATATAAGACGGAGATAGTAGGTGGAACAAAGGATATAAGCTTTGGGCAGTTGATAGATAGAGTAGGTGTAAAGATGGGATATGATTTCCCAGCAGGAAAGTATGTAGATGAAAATGCACTTTTATGTAAGGAAGAAGTTGCGAGTGGACTAAAAACATCTGTAAAAGACGGATATATGAATATATCTGGATTAGAGAACCAGGTGTACAAACTAATGGAAGAAAAGGACAAGTACTATGTTTCTAAGGCTGTCATGAATGCAGCTATAAAAAGCTTAGATAAAGCATTAAGATTTGTATGTGATAAATACAATATAGAAGATGTTGTTTTTGTAGGGGGAGTTGCATCTAGTAAATATATTTCAGAAAAGTTGTCGAAAAAACTTCAGAGAAATAATATTAACAGTTTCTTTACAGATGGTGCATACTCGTCAGATAATGCATGTGGTTGTGCTATAATAGGATTAGATAATTTTGTAATATAA
- the xseA gene encoding exodeoxyribonuclease VII large subunit produces the protein MEIRALEISEANSYIKKVLSNDPILYNLKVRGEISNFKINSSGHVYLTLKDETSKMKCVIFKGNYDKSLQLEDGMKIVANGYISVYERDGAYQLYIRKVEKDGVGNLHIEFERLKKKLNREGLFDPRFKKKIPYMPKSIGVVTSQTGAVIRDIINVVRRRFPKVNVYLYPVAVQGANSADEIVKGIEFFNKMQNVDTMIVGRGGGSLEELWSFNEEKVARAIFASDIPIISAVGHEVDYTICDFVSDMRAPTPSAAAEIAVPDLNEVLYRLDNCKSQLKNNMSAVIERDRNKADNTFNSICTIVKNDVIKSGKNNLELISNKLTRGIESKIEKEKYQLENNFLEICSIVKNEVIKEGKNNLKVISNRIENSISNKIDIEKYRLDTASVNMVNSMEQIMSSKKENMRNTGALLHSLSPLATIDRGYCMVQKEGKTVNSTEDINVGESLSIMMSDGNADCTVNSIEKK, from the coding sequence ATGGAAATTAGAGCACTTGAAATAAGCGAGGCAAATTCATATATAAAGAAAGTTTTATCTAATGATCCAATATTATACAACTTAAAGGTTAGAGGAGAGATTTCCAACTTTAAGATAAATTCTAGCGGACATGTATATTTAACATTAAAAGATGAAACATCTAAGATGAAATGTGTAATTTTTAAGGGGAATTACGACAAGTCATTACAGCTAGAAGATGGAATGAAAATAGTTGCAAATGGATATATATCGGTATACGAAAGAGATGGAGCTTATCAGTTATATATACGAAAAGTAGAAAAAGATGGAGTAGGTAACCTTCATATAGAATTTGAAAGATTGAAGAAAAAGTTAAACCGGGAAGGGCTATTTGATCCGAGGTTTAAGAAAAAAATACCTTATATGCCCAAAAGTATAGGTGTTGTAACATCACAAACAGGTGCAGTAATTAGAGATATAATAAATGTTGTTAGAAGAAGATTTCCTAAGGTTAATGTGTATTTGTACCCAGTTGCTGTGCAGGGAGCAAATTCTGCGGATGAAATTGTAAAGGGGATAGAATTTTTCAACAAGATGCAGAATGTAGACACCATGATAGTTGGTAGAGGTGGTGGTTCACTTGAAGAACTTTGGTCTTTTAACGAAGAAAAGGTGGCAAGAGCTATATTTGCATCAGATATACCTATAATTTCTGCAGTTGGACATGAAGTGGACTATACGATTTGCGATTTTGTATCAGATATGAGAGCGCCAACACCTTCTGCAGCGGCAGAAATTGCAGTGCCAGATTTGAATGAAGTGTTATATAGACTAGATAATTGTAAAAGCCAGCTAAAAAACAATATGTCTGCAGTTATAGAGAGAGATAGAAATAAAGCTGATAATACTTTTAATTCTATATGTACCATTGTAAAAAATGATGTTATAAAATCTGGAAAGAATAATTTAGAATTAATTTCGAATAAATTGACTAGAGGTATAGAGTCTAAGATAGAAAAAGAAAAGTACCAGCTAGAAAATAATTTTTTAGAAATTTGTTCTATTGTTAAGAATGAAGTTATAAAAGAGGGTAAAAATAATTTAAAGGTTATATCTAATAGAATTGAAAATAGCATATCTAATAAAATAGATATTGAAAAATATAGATTAGATACTGCATCTGTGAATATGGTTAATAGTATGGAACAGATTATGAGCAGTAAGAAAGAAAATATGAGAAATACAGGAGCTTTACTACATAGCTTAAGTCCATTAGCTACGATAGATAGAGGATACTGTATGGTACAAAAAGAAGGAAAAACAGTCAACAGTACAGAAGACATAAATGTTGGTGAGTCTTTGAGTATTATGATGAGCGATGGAAATGCAGACTGTACTGTAAATTCTATAGAAAAGAAATAA
- the xseB gene encoding exodeoxyribonuclease VII small subunit, whose translation MSNIENMTYEQAYSRLEEVLRALEDKSTGLDKSLEMYEEGVALYRRCKALLDEAEMKVKKFNELGLEEDFEK comes from the coding sequence ATGAGCAATATAGAAAATATGACTTATGAACAAGCGTATTCAAGATTAGAGGAAGTTTTAAGAGCCTTAGAGGATAAGAGTACAGGACTTGATAAATCACTTGAGATGTACGAAGAAGGGGTAGCTTTATATAGAAGATGCAAGGCGCTTTTAGATGAGGCTGAAATGAAAGTTAAAAAGTTCAATGAATTAGGATTAGAAGAAGATTTTGAAAAATAG
- a CDS encoding polyprenyl synthetase family protein — protein MDFKEELKIRANYAEEIIKKYMPEEVGYQKTIMEAMNYSLSSGGKRLRPVLTLEACRIVGGDTDNAIPFAAAIEMIHTYSLIHDDLPALDNDDLRRGRATNHKVFGEAMAILAGDALLNFAYETMLKESIGKENPERYLRATYEIAKGAGIYGMVGGQVVDVQSENMQIPKEKLDYIHENKTAAMMVGCMRAGAAIGGADEKQMELITDYANKIGLAFQIVDDILDIVGDEAKLGKHVGSDIENNKSTYPSLMGLEKSREIATELIEDAKRSISKVTDDTGFLDGLADYILSRDH, from the coding sequence ATGGACTTTAAAGAAGAATTAAAAATAAGAGCTAATTATGCTGAAGAAATTATCAAAAAGTATATGCCAGAAGAAGTTGGTTATCAGAAAACTATAATGGAAGCCATGAATTATAGTTTAAGCTCAGGAGGAAAAAGATTAAGACCAGTTCTTACTCTTGAAGCTTGTAGAATAGTTGGTGGAGATACAGACAATGCAATTCCATTTGCAGCAGCTATAGAGATGATACATACATATTCTCTAATACATGATGACCTTCCTGCGCTTGATAATGATGATTTAAGAAGAGGTAGAGCTACAAATCATAAAGTATTTGGTGAGGCTATGGCAATACTTGCAGGAGATGCACTTCTTAACTTTGCGTATGAAACAATGCTTAAAGAATCTATAGGAAAAGAAAATCCAGAAAGATATTTAAGAGCTACATATGAAATAGCAAAAGGAGCTGGTATCTACGGTATGGTAGGTGGACAGGTAGTAGATGTTCAGAGTGAAAATATGCAGATACCTAAAGAAAAATTAGACTACATACACGAAAATAAGACTGCAGCCATGATGGTTGGATGTATGAGAGCAGGAGCTGCTATAGGTGGAGCTGATGAAAAACAGATGGAACTTATAACAGATTATGCAAATAAAATAGGGTTAGCGTTCCAGATAGTTGACGACATACTAGACATAGTAGGTGATGAAGCTAAGCTAGGAAAACATGTTGGAAGTGATATAGAGAATAATAAATCTACATATCCATCTTTAATGGGACTTGAAAAATCTAGAGAAATAGCTACAGAATTAATTGAGGATGCTAAAAGAAGTATATCAAAGGTAACTGATGATACAGGATTCCTAGATGGTTTAGCTGATTATATATTATCTAGAGATCATTAA
- a CDS encoding divergent PAP2 family protein, which translates to MKYLMEFSHNGALAISIIACFLAQFIKIFTGKEKRIDIKRITTSGGMPSSHTSFVTSLATVVGLVDGFHSTNFAIAVVFAAIVMYDAAGVRRAVGKQATILNQMLEDLQHGKIIQNEKLKELIGHTPFEVLGGAILGIIVALVLI; encoded by the coding sequence ATGAAATACCTTATGGAATTTTCACACAATGGAGCATTGGCGATAAGTATAATAGCTTGTTTTCTTGCCCAATTTATAAAAATATTTACAGGAAAAGAAAAAAGAATTGATATAAAAAGAATAACTACATCTGGAGGAATGCCTAGTTCTCATACTTCATTTGTAACGAGCCTAGCTACTGTTGTGGGTCTAGTAGATGGATTCCACTCTACAAACTTTGCAATAGCTGTGGTTTTTGCTGCTATTGTAATGTACGATGCGGCTGGAGTTAGAAGAGCTGTTGGAAAACAGGCGACAATATTAAATCAGATGTTGGAAGACCTTCAGCATGGAAAAATAATACAGAATGAAAAATTGAAGGAGCTTATTGGACATACGCCTTTTGAGGTTTTAGGTGGTGCTATATTAGGGATAATAGTGGCACTTGTACTTATCTAA